The following coding sequences are from one Triticum dicoccoides isolate Atlit2015 ecotype Zavitan chromosome 4A, WEW_v2.0, whole genome shotgun sequence window:
- the LOC119286994 gene encoding uncharacterized protein LOC119286994: MQALARAARGLWPAAAAAGRGQAQLQAARGIVVQVRDGNLERALQVMERKMRSSGIERLIKRRTEHHVKNSEKRVLARKALMARVRSQELGKSLRDILIKKIRGQ, translated from the exons aTGCAGGCACTGGCGCGAGCGGCGCGGGGGCTGTggccggcggcggctgcggcggggaGGGGGCAGGCGCAGCTGCAGGCGGCGCGGGGGATCGTGGTGCAGGTGAGGGACGGCAACCTGGAGCGCGCGCTGCAGGTGATGGAGCGCAAGATGCGGTCCAGCGGCATCGAGCGGCTCATCAAGCGCCGGACGGAGCACCACGTCAAGAACTCGGAGAAGCGCGTGCTCGCGCGCAAGGCGCTCATGGCGCGCGTCCGctcccaggagctcggcaagagccTCCGCGACATCCTCATCAAGAAGATCAG GGGTCAGTAA
- the LOC119286992 gene encoding lysine--tRNA ligase-like → MEQLMEQEGDNMGLAGVGMMPQHGPAGDGEETDPTQYYENRLKMLDSLRSAGVDPYPHKFEVAISIADYVAKYSSLGAGEHLLTVTESLAGRVMSKRVSSSKLFFYDLYGDGVKVQVMAGASCSEVAETEFYKCHSVVKRGDIVGIIGYPGRSSRGELSIFARNLILLSPCLHMLPNQRTGRCTAVAGKTTRAKAGADCWVPGIGRNTEAYVLKDQETRYRQRYLDLMVNHQVRHIFRTRSRVISFIRRFLDERNFLEVETPMMNLIPGGASAKPFVTHHNELNMDLYMRIAPELHLKQLVVGGLDRVYEIGKQFRNEGFDLTHSPEFTGCEFYMAYADYNDLMELTETILSGMVRELTGGTRIKYHANGADNPPIEIDFTPPYRRIDMMQELKSIAGLDIPSDLSSDEANKYLAATCEKYGIKCSPPQTTARLLDKITGHFLEATCVNPTFIINHPEIMSPLAKWHRTQPGLTERFELFINKHEVCNAYTELNDPLVQRHRFEEQLRSRQSGDDEAMALDEAFCTALEYGLPPTGGWGMGIDRIAMLLTDSQNIKEVLLFPTMKPQLPG, encoded by the exons ATGGAGCAGTTGATGGAACAGGAAGGGGATAACATG GGTCTAGCTGGGGTGGGCATGATGCCACAACATGGTCCTGCTGGGGATGGTGAAGAAACAGACCCCACA CAATACTATGAAAATAGGCTGAAGATGCTCGATTCGCTTAGAAGCGCGGGCGTCGACCCCTATCCGCACAAGTTCGAGGTCGCGATCTCCATCGCGGACTATGTGGCCAAGTACAGCAGCTTGGGTGCTGGTGAACATCTGCTGACTGTCACTGAAAGCCTGGCTG GGAGGGTCATGAGCAAGAGAGTTTCCTCATCCAAGCTCTTCTTTTATGATCTCTATGGCGATGGGGTGAAGGTTCAGGTCATGGCTGGGGCCAG CTGCTCAGAGGTGGCCGAAACTGAATTCTACAAGTGCCACAGTGTTGTGAAGCGGGGTGATATTGTCGGTATAATTGGATACCCAG GTAGGAGTAGCAGGGGTGAACTTAGCATATTTGCCAGAAATTTAATATTGCTCTCCCCATGCCTCCATATGCTACCGAACCAGAGAACCGGGCGTTGCACTGCTGTTGCTGGCAAG ACAACAAGAGCAAAAGCTGGTGCTGATTGTTGGGTTCCAGGAATAGGAAGGAACACTGAAGCTTATGTTTTAAAGGACCAG GAAACTCGCTACCGCCAGAGATATCTCGACCTCATGGTAAACCATCAAGTGAGACATATCTTTAGAACACGATCCAGGGTCATTTCCTTCATCAGAAGGTTCCTTGATGAACGCAACTTTTTGGAG GTTGAGACACCAATGATGAACTTGATTCCCGGGGGGGCATCTGCAAAACCTTTTGTTACACATCACAACGAACTAAACATGGATCTGTACATGAGAATTGCTCCTGAACTCCATCTGAAGCAGTTGGTTGTGGGTGGCTTGGACCGTGTTTATGAGATTGGAAAGCAATTCAGGAATGAAGGGTTTGATTTAACTCACAGTCCTGAATTTACAGGATGTGAATTCTATATGGCTTATGCAGACTACAATGACCTGATGGAGCTTACTGAAACCATTTTGTCGG GTATGGTGAGGGAGCTGACTGGTGGTACTAGGATAAAATACCATGCGAATGGAGCTGATAACCCTCCCATAGAGATCGATTTCACACCTCCTTACAG GAGGATAGATATGATGCAGGAACTGAAATCTATCGCTGGGCTTGACATTCCATCAGATTTGTCAAGCGACGAGGCTAACAAATACCTCGCGGCAACGTGTGAGAAGTATGGAATCAAATGCTCGCCGCCTCAAACAACAGCACGGTTGCTTGACAAG ATTACTGGGCATTTCCTGGAGGCCACATGTGTGAACCCAACTTTTATCATCAACCATCCAGAGATAATGAGCCCACTGGCCAAATGGCACAGGACTCAGCCAGGACTGACAGAAAGATTTGAGTTATTCATCAACAAGCATGAG GTATGCAATGCCTACACGGAGTTGAATGATCCATTGGTGCAAAGACATCGATTTGAAGAGCAGCTGAGG AGCCGGCAATCGGGAGACGACGAAGCGATGGCGCTCGATGAAGCGTTCTGCACTGCTCTCGAGTATGGTTTGCCACCAACGGGCGGTTGGGGGATGGGAATTGATCGGATCGCAATGCTTCTGACGGACTCGCAGAACATCAAG GAGGTTCTTCTATTCCCAACAATGAAGCCCCAACTACCTGGTTAG
- the LOC119286995 gene encoding oleosin GRP-17-like: MDAAAPSRRAGPRRDRPLIPPNYVSLRDLQELRLKEQAERRRRQEEEEAAARREAEQEEEERRLRKEAEEQAAARRAKEEEAVAARRVRDAAAAAEMKGSSSSSRAPFRYNERPRAGPRGEGSALNSGGAAGGSKGPGGDAADGTLGGGGGGRARDEGKGKASAGLIARDPAETATSGKPNEKSNGEASGCQGTALGTSSVPGELAEVDTASYRGGVKPRYKNKGKKGFDGRSTETAMTGSLVEVVKASPPRVVDSENKGNAGSSNQSTGKASASSQGEAAEDSPLQGVKSDNKWNKKNKPSGGRQAGAPPSGDWPNRRRDQPRPSAEGSRGRRNGDGQGAVWEVKSDGLGGKQPEVEGKAHSHPPTESSTNRRRGSGQGMTRKGKFEDSGEKELVVEMRAHPHPAADSSSYQSSSGDQGMAGKARSEDFGDKQPVGRSSGDQGMNQEAKSERFEEKQSAVEMRAVKTYRGQRPGGCSRVNGTTRQPGSIWVPKAAAVPVRTEVGNIP, encoded by the coding sequence ATGGACGCGGCGGCGCCGTCGCGGCGCGCGGGGCCGAGGCGGGACAGGCCCCTCATCCCGCCCAACTACGTCAGCCTCCGGGACCTCCAGGAGCTCCGCCTCAAGGAGCAGGccgagcggcggcggcgccaggaggaggaggaggccgccgccaGGAGGGAGgccgagcaggaggaggaggagcggcggcTGCGGAAGGAGGCGGAGGAGCAGGCCGCCGCGAGgagggccaaggaggaggaggccgtcgcgGCGAGGAGGGTTagggatgcggcggcggcggcggagatgaagggctcctcctcctcgtcgcgtgCCCCCTTCAGGTATAATGAGAGGCCCCGCGCAGGGCCGCGCGGGGAGGGTTCGGCCCTGAATAGTGGTGGCGCCGCGGGAGGCAGCAAGGGGCCGGGCGGCGACGCGGCCGATGGAACCCTAggtggcggaggtggaggcagggcGCGGGATGAGGGGAAGGGCAAGGCCTCTGCGGGCTTGATTGCCCGCGACCCAGCCGAGACAGCTACCAGCGGCAAGCCGAACGAGAAGAGCAATGGGGAGGCCTCTGGATGTCAGGGCACCGCATTGGGGACGAGCAGCGTGCCAGGCGAGCTGGCCGAGGTGGACACTGCTTCATACCGAGGCGGCGTCAAGCCGAGGtacaagaacaaggggaagaagggTTTCGATGGCCGGAGCACAGAGACAGCCATGACCGGCTCTTTGGTTGAGGTGGTGAAGGCATCGCCACCGCGAGTCGTTGATTCGGAGAACAAGGGGAATGCTGGATCGAGTAATCAGAGCACTGGAAAAGCTTCGGCAAGCTCACAGGGCGAGGCAGCTGAGGATTCACCACTGCAGGGAGTCAAGTCGGATAACAAGTGGAATAAGAAGAACAAACCCTCAGGAGGAAGGCAGGCGGGCGCACCACCGAGCGGCGATTGGCCGAACAggaggagggaccagcctcgtccgTCCGCTGAGGGTAGCCGCGGCCGGAGGAATGGCGATGGTCAAGGAGCCGTATGGGAAGTAAAATCCGATGGCCTTGGGGGAAAGCAGCCGGAGGTGGAGGGGAAGGCCCACTCGCATCCGCCCACTGAGAGCAGCACTAACAGAAGGAGGGGCAGTGGTCAAGGAATGACCAGGAAGGGAAAATTTGAAGACTCTGGGgagaaggagctggtggttgagatgAGGGCGCATCCGCATCCAGCTGCTGACAGCAGTAGCTATCAAAGCAGCAGCGGTGATCAAGGAATGGCCGGGAAGGCAAGATCTGAGGACTTCGGGGATAAGCAGCCGGTGGGAAGGAGCAGCGGTGATCAAGGGATGAACCAGGAGGCAAAATCTGAGCGCTTCGAGGAGAAGCAGTCGGCTGTGGAGATGAGAGCTGTAAAGACCTACCGTGGGCAGCGGCCTGGCGGTTGCAGCCGAGTGAATGGCACCACAAGGCAGCCCGGCAGCATCTGGGTTCCAAAGGCTGCTGCTGTCCCAGTCCGCACCGAAGTCGGAAACATTCCATAG
- the LOC119286993 gene encoding 50S ribosomal protein L18-like: MVIPAPARAPAITKFLKPYVLKMHFTNNFVTAQVIHTPSATIACAASSQEKILRPSMESTRDVAAAAKIGKLLGERLLFRGIPAVSVSMSRDQTYHGKVKAVIDSLTATGVKLL; the protein is encoded by the coding sequence ATGGTTATCCCTGCACCAGCTAGGGCGCCTGCAATCACCAAGTTCCTGAAGCCCTATGTTCTGAAGATGCACTTCACAAACAACTTTGTGACGGCCCAGGTCATCCACACCCCATCGGCGACCATCGCATGCGCAGCGAGCTCACAGGAGAAGATCCTGAGGCCAAGCATGGAGTCGACGCGGGATGTGGCTGCGGCGGCCAAGATCGGGAAGCTGCTTGGCGAGCGCCTGCTGTTCAGGGGCATCCCCGCGGTGTCCGTCTCCATGTCGAGAGACCAGACGTACCACGGCAAGGTCAAGGCCGTCATCGATTCTCTCACGGCCACCGGCGTGAAGCTGCTGTGA